The genomic stretch TATACCTTTGCCGCCAAATTAAAGAAGAAGTAATTATTTGGATGTTTCTTAAAAAAAACTGAGATGCCTTATTTAACTAACGAAAAAGTAGCAGAAATTTTCACCCAATACGGCGGTAGCGCTACTAACACTGGATCAATTGAAGGACAGATTGCTTTGCTTACAGAGCGTATCAACAGTATCTCCCTGCACCTCCAGGCTAATAAAAAAGATTTCTCCACACACAGGGGGCTGATGAGAATGGTAGGCCAGCGTAAACGCTTACTGAATTACCTGAGCAAAC from Candidatus Pseudobacter hemicellulosilyticus encodes the following:
- the rpsO gene encoding 30S ribosomal protein S15, which encodes MPYLTNEKVAEIFTQYGGSATNTGSIEGQIALLTERINSISLHLQANKKDFSTHRGLMRMVGQRKRLLNYLSKHNLQGYRALIEKLGIRK